The window GCATTTCAGCCCCAATCCCAAAACCCTAACTTCAATTCCCGCAAAATTCACCGAACCCAATTCAATACTTCGATTTCTCGACGATACCCAGTAACCAATTGCTCGAATGGAGTCTCAGACTCCGACCCCAACAGTCCACAAGGTACTACTCTTTAAACCCTAACTTCAATTTCAGCAACAAATTGAAATCGTTCAAGTTTGGATTGCAATCAGATAAGGAAGTGAACAGTTTGGGAGTCAAAGCAGCATTATCGATGCTCAAGTTCTACAAAAGTAAGCTTTTTTTGTTTTCCAAAAATTTGGGAATGATGAGTTTGAGCAAAGTTGAGATAAGTTGAGCAATTTTGGTGTGGAAAACAGGGGAGATATCGCCGTTGATGCCGAATAGTTGCCGGTACGTTCCGACGTGCAGCGAGTACTCCATGGAAGCTTACAAGAGATATGGGGTTGCAAAAGGCACAGTCTTGACTGCTTGGCGCCTCTGCCGCTGCAATCCTCTAGGTAGTTTCTTTGTTCTTTGATTTTCTTGGCATTTATTTGATTTTGGGTCTTTGAGTTTATGTGAGTTTGATTGTTTTTCTTGGCAGGTGGTTCTGGTTATGATCCTCCTAGATGGTTCAATGAGACAAATTTGCCTGAAGAGTAAGAGGATCTCGTTTGTTCCGCTATGAAATTTTGGTGTTCTATGTTATAAGCAGTGTGTGCTATACACAGTTGGAGTTGAATTCTGAGTGAGTGCATGAAGATGAGCCTTTAGTTGCATTGTTGTATAGGCAGCAGAATGATTATGTAGTCACTACTGTCTAATCCATGATATATAATACAAGCATTGGTGGAAGATTCTTTTCTAATGTGGTACCAAATCAAAAGGAACAAGGATGATTGATTGATTGGCAATATCAGTTAGTGGGCTCATTGTGCAATGAAGAAAGTTAAAGAAACAGCTTTGCTCCAGATGACTATTGAACACTTTAACTGAAAATTATACAGCGCACCCAGGTGCGCGGTGCGGCTATATCCACCGTCCATTTTGACCCGCCAAAAAAAAAAAATTAACGGTGGAGATGACGGATGCGCCGAATAGGCTCTCACACTTTAACTAACATCAAAAGGGATGCTTTTTGTAGAAACATGAGCATGTATTAAACAAACTCAAAGAAAACGAAAAAGGGTATTTTATCTAGCTGAAATCAGAATACCCCTAGTGGAGTGAATGTACATCACTACTGTCAACTATTGAACATCAAACAGTGTTACAATAATCAAAATCAAAGATTGAAACCAACTACCACATTTACTGCAAAATTATCGATGAAGTCATCAAATTGTGAAGAGCACAAATCGATTAACACAACTACCTTGACTCAACCCGGATTCCCCTTGAACAGCTAAGAAGCAGATTACAAGCAATAACAATGTGGCTTTCAAGCTCCTTCTGAAGGTTTCCAAGCAGAAAGGGCAAATATGGTCCTTCCCTTCCATCCCTG of the Fragaria vesca subsp. vesca linkage group LG6, FraVesHawaii_1.0, whole genome shotgun sequence genome contains:
- the LOC101312657 gene encoding UPF0161 protein At3g09310-like yields the protein MAVVNYHQPLLLAFQPQSQNPNFNSRKIHRTQFNTSISRRYPVTNCSNGVSDSDPNSPQDKEVNSLGVKAALSMLKFYKREISPLMPNSCRYVPTCSEYSMEAYKRYGVAKGTVLTAWRLCRCNPLGGSGYDPPRWFNETNLPEE